From one Desmospora activa DSM 45169 genomic stretch:
- the glpX gene encoding class II fructose-bisphosphatase gives MERSLTMELVRVTEAAAVASGRWMGFGKKDEADEAATSAMRKVFDTIPMRGTVVIGEGEMDEAPMLYIGERLGLGYLPEVDVAVDPLEGTNIVAKGLWNALSVVAIAERGNLLHAPDMYMDKLAVGPKAVGHVDIEAPVKDNLLAVAKALGKDVNDLVVVVLDRPRHAGIIEEVRRAGARIKLIPDGDVAAAVNTAFPDTGVDLLLGSGGAPEGVLAAVALKCLGGEIQGKLLPEDEEQYHRCQDMGIGDPARILTMDDLVKGDDAIFAATGVTDGELLRGVRYNGTVATTHSIVMRAKTGTVRFIDGKHRLEKKPHLVLE, from the coding sequence ATGGAACGCAGTTTAACGATGGAGTTGGTAAGGGTGACGGAGGCTGCTGCAGTCGCTTCCGGCCGTTGGATGGGATTTGGGAAAAAGGATGAAGCCGATGAAGCGGCCACTTCCGCGATGCGCAAGGTGTTTGACACCATCCCGATGCGAGGAACGGTTGTGATCGGCGAAGGTGAGATGGACGAAGCGCCGATGTTGTATATCGGCGAACGGCTGGGGTTGGGTTATCTGCCGGAAGTGGATGTGGCTGTCGATCCGTTGGAAGGGACCAACATTGTAGCCAAGGGATTATGGAACGCCCTGTCGGTGGTGGCGATTGCCGAGAGGGGAAACTTGTTGCATGCTCCTGATATGTATATGGACAAATTGGCTGTCGGTCCAAAAGCGGTGGGGCATGTGGATATCGAAGCCCCTGTAAAAGATAATCTGCTTGCAGTTGCAAAAGCTTTAGGCAAAGATGTAAACGACCTGGTCGTGGTGGTGCTGGATCGCCCGCGCCATGCAGGCATCATTGAAGAAGTACGCCGTGCAGGTGCCCGCATCAAACTAATCCCTGACGGGGATGTGGCGGCTGCTGTCAATACCGCCTTTCCCGATACGGGTGTCGATTTATTGCTCGGTTCTGGCGGTGCACCAGAAGGGGTGCTGGCTGCGGTTGCACTCAAGTGCTTAGGTGGGGAAATCCAAGGAAAATTGCTACCAGAGGATGAAGAGCAATACCATCGCTGTCAGGATATGGGGATTGGTGATCCTGCTCGCATCCTGACGATGGATGATTTGGTAAAAGGGGATGACGCCATTTTTGCCGCTACCGGCGTCACGGATGGAGAGTTGTTGCGCGGCGTTCGCTATAACGGGACAGTTGCCACGACCCATTCAATTGTGATGCGAGCCAAGACGGGAACGGTTCGCTTTATCGACGGCAAACACCGCTTGGAGAAAAAACCCCACTTGGTATTGGAATAA